The sequence GATTGATCCCCATGCCGATGAAAAATTCAGCAACATGATGTGGAATGGCGGCTCCGCCTGTAACAGCGATTCTTAATTGTCCACCGAAAAGAGCTTGTATATTTTTGGCTACTATTTTCTCTAGTACAGGCATGAATAGAAAACAAGGAGACCAGCGATGACGACGTTGAGCGTGGAGAAAAGATGTCCAGCCTATATGAGATGTCAATTTGAGCAATAAGCGTTTGTACCAGGGCTGTGATGACAGAGAAGACTGTATACGTTGATAGATGCGTTCAAAAATACGTGGTACAGCAATCAATACAGAGGGTTTCAGCTCTTGAATGTCATTGGCTAATTGTGGAATGCCTCTGGAAAAAGCCACTCTAGCGCCCGTCATCATGGGTAAATAGTAACCGGCCGTTCTCTCCAGTGTGTGCGATAGGGGGAGAAAGGATAGAAAAAGATCATCTGACCGAACTTGAAAGCACTCAAGTGAAGCGCTGGCAACAGACAAAATATTATAATGACTGAGCATAACGCCCTTGGGTTTACCTGTGGTGCCTGAAGTGTAGATGATCGTGGCTAATTGATGAGGATCTGCCTGCCAATCAATCAAGGCCGGGTTGGTATCCGTTCTCAACCATTCATTCATGTATACCGCTGGTGCATCAAGTGTATTTTCACCAGTCGTTTTGATAATCACACGTTTGAGTTGATGTTCGTCTGATAACGAAGGTTTCAGACGTTGCCATTGATGCTGGTTTTGTAAAAATAAACATCTGACATCAGCATCTTGCAAGATAAAAGCAAGGCTATCAGGCCGATCATCTGGGTAGAGTGGGACTGTAATGAGACCAAGACTTAAGGCGGCCTGATCAAAAAACACCCATTCCTGACAATTTTTCAAATTTAACGCGACCCGGTCGCCTGATCTCAGGCCTTCTGATTTCAGCGCATGTTGCCAGATAGCTATTTGTTGTGCAGCATCTGACCAAGTGGTGGTTTGCCACTGTTGAGTATCTGCACAAAAATGTGAATAGGCTGTGCTGTTGGGGGTTTTTCTATGCCGCTCTCTGAATAGGCCGTATAAAGTCTGAGCAGAAGCTATAGAAATATAATCTGTTGTATCCAATGACATTTACATTAACCAACGAAGTTGAACTCCTAACAAATCAACACTGACATCATAATCACCATTAAGACTATGACTTCCGTCGGACTCTCTTATCGAAGGATTGCTTGCAAATAAATGGGCATAGCCTGCATCGATAACCAGATTGTCAGAATAGTTATAGGTCGCGCCGATCGCTAACCATTTTCTGTCATTGTCAGGTATTCTTGCAGTGCGTCGTTCGGCGTTGGGAACTGGGGTTTCATCGTAGGCAATCCCTGTACGAAATTGCCATTTATTACTGTATTGGTAATTCAAACCAATCCCATATCGCATGCTGTTATCCCAGTCTTCAGCTTTGGTACTGGTGAAGGCCCCACCTTCTGATTCAATAGCAAGCTCTTCAAAACGGCTCCAACGGGTCATCGTGGCATCTGCCATAACGGACCATTTCTCATTGAGCTGATGATGAATAGCAAGTGAGAGCGTTTCTGGTAAATCCACATCGCCCTGGATATCTTGTTCGATCTTACCTATCGGTGTCGTGACTTTACCGTCCCCTTCAAGCGTATGCGAAATTTTAGAGCGATAAGCTAAAGCTAGACGTGTTTCCGGCGTCATCTGATACATAATGCCTAAGTTATAACCATAGCCCCAGTCATCCGCTTCCAATTTTACTTTTCGATCAGGAGCGCCAAATCGATCTGTCATCTGTGACAGTGTGAGATCAATATATTCTGCACTCACACCAAATCCAATAGAGAGTTTATCTGTCGCTTTGAAAGCAATGCTTGGATTGAAATTGATGGTTTTAAGATCCGATTTCACAGCAAAATAACGACCCACCCAATTTTCGTTATACTCAGTGACTAAGCCGAAAGGAGCAGTCACACCAAAGCCGATTGCGACTTTGTCATTAAGTGGTTTCGCAAAGTAAAAGTTAGGTACAACTGCATTGTTACCTGCATCGCCATAGTCTCCTCCATTTGCAGGAGAGCTCGTACCGTCATTATTGAATTCAGTATTGGGTGCTATGTAGTTAAGTGCGAAGTCCATCTCGGCTTGTTTTAGATAAACCAGGCCGGCAGGATTAAAAAATACAGTACTGCCATCTTCAGCTGATGCAGCACTGCCGGCGAAAGCTCTTCCTAAGCCTGTTACACTTTGCTCGATAATGGCGAAGCCTGCACCAAAGCTAGCACTGCTCATGGTACTTAGTAAAAGAAAACTGGGTGCTTTTAGGATATTTAATTTCATAGTCAATTACTTGCAGCTGATTTTTGAACAAGTTGATAAAGTATCTCAAGCACCTGATAGGTGCAAGCTTTTATCAATCTCAGCTTATATCCGCTTAAAAACCAAATCCCAGACACCATGTCCCAAGCGATGACCACGTTGCTCAAATTTGGTCAGGGGACGGTAATCAGGACGTTCGATGTAAGTATTGTCGTGGCTTGTATTTTGAAAACGAGTATTGGAGGAGACATCTGCAAGCATTTGTTCAGCATAATCTTGCCAGTCTGTTGCCAGATGTAAATGGCCACCATGTTCTAATTTGTCTGCCAGGACATTGACAAACTCAGGCTGGATAATTCGCCGTTTGTTGTGGCGTTTCTTGTGCCACGGATCAGGAAAGTAGATTTGAACACGTGCCAGAACCTGGTTTTTAATGCGATGCTTAATAAGCTGTACGGCATCTGTGCATGCCACTCTGACATTCCTCAGTTGTTCGTCATCAATGGCTTTAAGAAGCTGGCCTACACCTGGACGATGTACTTCGATGCCAATATAGTCTTGGTCAGGCTGATTTTTTGCCATTTCAATCAGCGATGCACCATTACCAAAGCCAATTTCTATAATTTTTGGTGCTTCGCGACCAAACAATGCGTTGAGATCAGACAAATCTGTATCATCATCGATACCAAAGACGGGCCAGTGATTGTCCAGAGCACGTTGTTGACCAGGCGTCAGTCTGCCTTCACGGCGAACAAAACTGCGGATTTGGCGCAGGGTTTTTGTTTCAGTTGTCATAGATCGTATCGGTAAAAATTTAAAGGCCGTTATGATACCTGAAGCGCTAATGGATAACACGGCAAGCAAATTTTTTTATATCCAGACAATCTGATTGAAACGACAATGTGATGCATATCACAACCAATGTTTACGCCTGATTACGTTGTATGGATGTCGAAAAACAATAAAAAGACCTCTTTTTTATCGAGCGTTGACGGTGTAAGTTTTTGATAACAGCGTGCTAAAAATGACTATTAGCGTTATAATATTTGGTCTTTACGTAGAATCTTAAGGGTACTCCGAGCCCCGCCATTATCTTTGCATATAATCAGGCAAAGCATTTAAGAGAGAAGGAAAGTATGGTTCATCCAGTTTTAGAAGCCGTCACCAATGACGTAATCGAGAGAAGCAAAAAAACACGGGAAATCTATCTCGGCCGTATTGATGAGGCGATGCAAAAAGGCCCACATCGTGCTGTATTGGGCTGCGGCAATTTAGCTCATGGATTTGCTGCCTGTTCCATGTCAGAAAAAGCGGACTTGGCAGGAGATAAAAAAGCCAATATCGCGATTATTTCTTCATACAACGACATGTTATCGGCGCACGAGCCGTTTAAAGATTTCCCTGCAATCATCAAGAAAGCTGCAACCGAAGCCGGTGGTGTCGCTCAGTTTGCTGGTGGTGTTCCTGCCATGTGTGATGGTATTACGCAAGGCCAGCCAGGTATGGAACTGTCGCTTTTCAGCCGTGACGTCATTGCAATGGCAACCGCCATTGGCCTCAGCCACAATATGTTCGATGCCGCTATGTATCTGGGCGTTTGTGACAAAATTGTTCCGGGTTTATTGATTGGTGCATTGAGTTTTGGTCACTTACCGGCTGTTTTCGTACCGGCAGGACCTATGCCGAGCGGTTTGCCTAACAAAGAGAAAGTCCGTATTCGTCAGCTCTACGCTGAAGGTAAAGTCGGTCGTGAAGAGTTATTAAAAGCAGAGTCTGAGTCTTATCATAGCCCTGGTACATGTACTTTCTACGGTACAGCAAACAGTAACCAAATGATGGTTGAAATGATGGGCTTACACCTCCCTGGTAGCTCCTTCATTAATCCAAACACACCGCTGCGTGATGCGTTAACAAAACGTGCGACTGAACAAGCACTCAAATTTACCGCGTTAGGCGATGACTATCGTCCAATCGGTCATATGATCGATGAGAAAGCGATTTTGAATGCCCTGGTGGGTCTATTAGCCACAGGTGGTTCAACTAACCACACTATTCATCTGATTGCGATTGCCCGTGCGGCAGGTATTATCATTAACTGGGATGACTTTGACCGTCTGTCAAAAATTATTCCATTAGTGACACGTATTTATCCTAATGGTACAGCTGATGTGAACCACTTCCAGGCTGCCGGTGGTATGGGTGTGTTAATTCGTGAACTATCTAAAAATGGCTTAATGCATACTGACATCATTACTATCGGTGATGAAAAAGGTATGGAACAGTACACCAAAGAGCCAACTCTAAAAGATGGCACACTGACATGGGAAGAAGGCCCTGAAGGTTCTCTTGATACTGATGTTATCGGTAGTGTGGCAGCACCATTTGCAACAAGCGGTGGCTTACATCTGATCAAAGGTAATCTTGGCCGTGGTATGTCTAAGATTTCAGCGGTTGATCCGAAACATCAAGTGGTTGAAGCACCGGCGATGGTCTTTGATCACCAGGATGATGTTGTTGAAGCCTTCAAACGTGGCGAAATGAACAAAGACGTGATTGTTGTTCTGCGCTTCCAAGGACCAAAATCAAATGGTATGCCTGAGTTGCACAAACTGACACCACCATTGGGCGTATTACAGGATAAAGGCTTTAAAGTAGCGCTTGTTACTGACGGCCGTATGTCTGGTGCCTCTGGTAAAGTGCCTTCAGCTATCCACCTCTGTCCTGAATGTGCAGATGGCAGCATCCTGACCAAAGTTCGCGATGGCGATATGATTCGTCTTGATACACAGCGTGGCGAATTAAATGTGTTAGTTGATGAAGAAGAACTGAACTCACGTATGGCTTGTGTTCTGGCTAATACTGAACATCACTATGGCATGGGCCGTGAACTGTTTGATAGCTTCCGCCAAGGTGTTTCATCAGCTGAAACGGGTGCCATTAACATGTTTAATGTCGAATAATTATTTGGAATAAATTAATCAATGTCTAAAACAATTCAAGAGATCATGAAAGTATCACCGATTGTACCGGTGATGGTTATCAATAACGTTGAACATGCTGTGCCTTTAGCTAAAGCGTTGGTTAAAGGTGGTTTAAAAGTTCTGGAAATTACACTGAGAACAGATGCAGCACTTGAATCTATTCGCCTTATTAAAGCTGAAGTTCCAGATGCTATCGTCGGTGCTGGTACTATCATCAATATTGAAACATTAAATGCGGCAATTGACGCTGGCGCCGAGTTTATCGTCAGCCCTGGTACCACAGAAAAATTGATTGATGCGGCATTAAAAACTGGCGTGCCTTTATTACCTGGTGTGGCCGATCCAAGCCAGGCAATGGCACTGCTGGAAAAAGGCATCACAGCAATGAAATTCTTCCCTGCAGAAGCCGCGGGTGGTGTGCCAATGTTGAAATCAATCGGTGCGCCGATTCCACAAATCACTTTCTGCCCAACGGGTGGTGTCAACCAGAAAAATGTGAAGGACTATTACAGTCTTTCTAATGTAGGTTGTGTTGGTGGTTCATGGATGTGTGCTGCAAGTTTAGTCGATGCGGAAAACTGGGATGAAATTACCCGTCTTTCTGCTGAAGCGATTGAATTAGCGACTGCCTAAGCGCGAATCCAATAAGAATAAAAAGGCTGGGATTATCCCGGCCTTTTTATGCCTGTCTTACCAGCAAAATGCCTTTTGATAACCAGTCTGTTATTAACTCTTTGGCGCCATTTTTTATCAGCTGATAATCAAGTTGTGGCATGGCTTCGGCAATAGCATCAATAACCGACTCAACGTCTTCTCCCTGGCTGATTTGCTCGAAGAGATGTGCGCTTAAACCATTGAGTTCGATGAACTTTACGTCATCCGTTTTATTGCGATATACCAGCAGATAATGAGGTAGTTCAGAGGGCGTGGTCGGCTGAAAATCATCACAAATCTGATGTACAGGAAATTGGAAACTTAATAGCCAGGCCAGGGGAGAGCCTTGATAAGACATGGCCAACATATTGGTTTTCTCATCAATCTCACTACATTGCCATTCTTCCTCGGCAATACTTAATGCCAATTCAACCCACTCATAATGAGCCAGCTCTTGTAAAAAAGGCATGGTCTCATTTACGTCATGCTGTTGATTCAAATATTCAATGAACTCTTTTGAGACATCAACAAACCGAGGTGATTGGCAAAAATGATTTTTCATAAAGGATCTGACCAGTGCCAGCCAGTCATTTTCGTTCATCAGTTGCCGTATAACGGGAAAAGCACTGGATAAGGTGCTGTCAATATTATTAAAAAATAAATCGCGGTAAATCGTCATTCGACGGCTTTCCAGCTGGTCTGGAATAGGCTGATGTTCAGGATCTCGGATATAGGCGGCAAACTGATATTGTGTTTCTTGAAACTGATTAGCCATGCCGAGCCTGCATATCATATGGCTGTTGTTGATATTGTCTGATGATCGTCATCTCATCAAACAAATGTGACAGAGAAGGAATATTAAAGTCGCGCTCAAGCAGGGTAGGGATGATGCCATGCCGGTCGTAAGTATGACTGAGGAGTTGCCAGACAGGGTCGACAATATCAGCACCATGAGTATCGACGATCAAATCCTCTGCTTCATTGTAATGTCCGGCAATATGGAGATACGCAATTCGATCCGTCGGCATCGCATCGATAAAGTGCTTGGCGTCATAACCATGATTGATACTGTTCACATAAACATTATTTACATCTAATAACAGACCACAATTTGCTTCTTCTAGTACCTCTCGCGTGAAATCAACTTCAGTCATTTCTTGGCCTGGGGCGGCGTAATACGACACATTTTCTATAATAAGTTGTCTTTCCAGAATATCCTGAACCTGCTTAATACGCTCTGAAACATAATGAACAGACTCAGCAGTAAACGGAATTGGCATTAAGTCATAAAGGTGGCCATCATCACTGCAATAGCTTAAATGCTCGCTATAACTAACGATTTGATGCTTGTCGAAAAACTGTTTCAACTGTTTGAGAAAAGCGACATCAAGTGGCGCAGGGCTACCTATAGACAGTGATAACCCATGACACATCATCGCAAAGCGTTCA is a genomic window of Methylophaga thalassica containing:
- a CDS encoding bifunctional 4-hydroxy-2-oxoglutarate aldolase/2-dehydro-3-deoxy-phosphogluconate aldolase, which codes for MSKTIQEIMKVSPIVPVMVINNVEHAVPLAKALVKGGLKVLEITLRTDAALESIRLIKAEVPDAIVGAGTIINIETLNAAIDAGAEFIVSPGTTEKLIDAALKTGVPLLPGVADPSQAMALLEKGITAMKFFPAEAAGGVPMLKSIGAPIPQITFCPTGGVNQKNVKDYYSLSNVGCVGGSWMCAASLVDAENWDEITRLSAEAIELATA
- the trmB gene encoding tRNA (guanosine(46)-N7)-methyltransferase TrmB, which encodes MTTETKTLRQIRSFVRREGRLTPGQQRALDNHWPVFGIDDDTDLSDLNALFGREAPKIIEIGFGNGASLIEMAKNQPDQDYIGIEVHRPGVGQLLKAIDDEQLRNVRVACTDAVQLIKHRIKNQVLARVQIYFPDPWHKKRHNKRRIIQPEFVNVLADKLEHGGHLHLATDWQDYAEQMLADVSSNTRFQNTSHDNTYIERPDYRPLTKFEQRGHRLGHGVWDLVFKRI
- a CDS encoding HvfC family RiPP maturation protein, which codes for MANQFQETQYQFAAYIRDPEHQPIPDQLESRRMTIYRDLFFNNIDSTLSSAFPVIRQLMNENDWLALVRSFMKNHFCQSPRFVDVSKEFIEYLNQQHDVNETMPFLQELAHYEWVELALSIAEEEWQCSEIDEKTNMLAMSYQGSPLAWLLSFQFPVHQICDDFQPTTPSELPHYLLVYRNKTDDVKFIELNGLSAHLFEQISQGEDVESVIDAIAEAMPQLDYQLIKNGAKELITDWLSKGILLVRQA
- the edd gene encoding phosphogluconate dehydratase; translation: MVHPVLEAVTNDVIERSKKTREIYLGRIDEAMQKGPHRAVLGCGNLAHGFAACSMSEKADLAGDKKANIAIISSYNDMLSAHEPFKDFPAIIKKAATEAGGVAQFAGGVPAMCDGITQGQPGMELSLFSRDVIAMATAIGLSHNMFDAAMYLGVCDKIVPGLLIGALSFGHLPAVFVPAGPMPSGLPNKEKVRIRQLYAEGKVGREELLKAESESYHSPGTCTFYGTANSNQMMVEMMGLHLPGSSFINPNTPLRDALTKRATEQALKFTALGDDYRPIGHMIDEKAILNALVGLLATGGSTNHTIHLIAIARAAGIIINWDDFDRLSKIIPLVTRIYPNGTADVNHFQAAGGMGVLIRELSKNGLMHTDIITIGDEKGMEQYTKEPTLKDGTLTWEEGPEGSLDTDVIGSVAAPFATSGGLHLIKGNLGRGMSKISAVDPKHQVVEAPAMVFDHQDDVVEAFKRGEMNKDVIVVLRFQGPKSNGMPELHKLTPPLGVLQDKGFKVALVTDGRMSGASGKVPSAIHLCPECADGSILTKVRDGDMIRLDTQRGELNVLVDEEELNSRMACVLANTEHHYGMGRELFDSFRQGVSSAETGAINMFNVE
- a CDS encoding OmpP1/FadL family transporter, coding for MKLNILKAPSFLLLSTMSSASFGAGFAIIEQSVTGLGRAFAGSAASAEDGSTVFFNPAGLVYLKQAEMDFALNYIAPNTEFNNDGTSSPANGGDYGDAGNNAVVPNFYFAKPLNDKVAIGFGVTAPFGLVTEYNENWVGRYFAVKSDLKTINFNPSIAFKATDKLSIGFGVSAEYIDLTLSQMTDRFGAPDRKVKLEADDWGYGYNLGIMYQMTPETRLALAYRSKISHTLEGDGKVTTPIGKIEQDIQGDVDLPETLSLAIHHQLNEKWSVMADATMTRWSRFEELAIESEGGAFTSTKAEDWDNSMRYGIGLNYQYSNKWQFRTGIAYDETPVPNAERRTARIPDNDRKWLAIGATYNYSDNLVIDAGYAHLFASNPSIRESDGSHSLNGDYDVSVDLLGVQLRWLM
- a CDS encoding AMP-dependent synthetase/ligase gives rise to the protein MSLDTTDYISIASAQTLYGLFRERHRKTPNSTAYSHFCADTQQWQTTTWSDAAQQIAIWQHALKSEGLRSGDRVALNLKNCQEWVFFDQAALSLGLITVPLYPDDRPDSLAFILQDADVRCLFLQNQHQWQRLKPSLSDEHQLKRVIIKTTGENTLDAPAVYMNEWLRTDTNPALIDWQADPHQLATIIYTSGTTGKPKGVMLSHYNILSVASASLECFQVRSDDLFLSFLPLSHTLERTAGYYLPMMTGARVAFSRGIPQLANDIQELKPSVLIAVPRIFERIYQRIQSSLSSQPWYKRLLLKLTSHIGWTSFLHAQRRHRWSPCFLFMPVLEKIVAKNIQALFGGQLRIAVTGGAAIPHHVAEFFIGMGINLLQGYGLTETSPVISVNRTSENEPFSVGQPIPSVEVKIGDNSELLVKSPGNMLGYWNNHKATANTIDAEGWLHTGDQARIAESGHIFITGRIKDILVLSNGEKVSPVDMEMAITRDELFEQALVVGEGKPFLSALVVLNAEQWLQLAQRLKLDAMNKNSLTDKSLQQHIIQRFRGLLHDFPAYAKIRRVHLTLSPWTIENGMLTPTLKIKRAKLVEANQQLIDEFYQN
- a CDS encoding HvfB family MNIO-type RiPP peptide maturase; this translates as MAHPSCPVSGTGLGLRRQFIEELLELGNPDIDFMEVAPENWMGLGGKYAKQFTAACERFAMMCHGLSLSIGSPAPLDVAFLKQLKQFFDKHQIVSYSEHLSYCSDDGHLYDLMPIPFTAESVHYVSERIKQVQDILERQLIIENVSYYAAPGQEMTEVDFTREVLEEANCGLLLDVNNVYVNSINHGYDAKHFIDAMPTDRIAYLHIAGHYNEAEDLIVDTHGADIVDPVWQLLSHTYDRHGIIPTLLERDFNIPSLSHLFDEMTIIRQYQQQPYDMQARHG